In Promicromonospora sp. Populi, one genomic interval encodes:
- a CDS encoding aldehyde dehydrogenase family protein encodes MSTKRAVHHWIDGAEVAGDATERIDVVNPATSAVIGDLPAGTAADVDRAVAAARRALPQWSAVPVSERAAALGRIADGLLARIDDIGATVSSEMGAPVEYAKAAQAEVPAQIVRNFAALAGEFAWEEELGNALVVREPVGVVGAITPWNAPLYQTVAKVAPALLAGNTMVFKPSVLTGLTGDLFAQITAAAGIPAGVFNIVHGAGSVIGDAISNHADIDMVSFTGSTGAGKQVSIAATGTVKRVALELGGKSANIILEDADLQKAVAIGMEYAWVNGGQTCAAWTRMLVPASRHDEIVELAVAAARSFTVGDPADPATRIGPMCSTKQQRRVAGYIERGIADGATVAFGGAGPVEGLAENVAGGAYVRPTIFANVKPDAVIAQEEIFGPVLSIIPYADEEEAVAIANNSIFGLGGAVFGEPDHALAVARRMRTGQVIVNGGEYNLAAPFGGYKQSGNGRELGRPGLEEFLEVKSIHR; translated from the coding sequence ATGAGCACAAAACGAGCGGTCCACCACTGGATCGACGGCGCCGAGGTCGCCGGCGACGCGACCGAGCGCATCGACGTCGTGAACCCGGCCACCTCCGCCGTGATCGGCGACCTGCCGGCCGGCACCGCGGCCGACGTCGATCGGGCTGTCGCCGCCGCGCGGCGAGCGCTGCCGCAGTGGTCGGCGGTGCCGGTCAGCGAGCGGGCCGCCGCCCTCGGCAGGATCGCCGACGGTCTCCTTGCCCGCATCGATGACATCGGTGCCACCGTGTCCTCGGAGATGGGCGCGCCGGTCGAGTACGCCAAGGCCGCGCAGGCCGAGGTTCCCGCGCAGATAGTGCGGAACTTCGCGGCGCTGGCCGGCGAGTTCGCCTGGGAGGAGGAGCTGGGGAACGCTCTGGTCGTGCGCGAGCCGGTCGGTGTCGTCGGCGCGATCACGCCGTGGAACGCCCCGCTCTACCAGACGGTCGCGAAGGTAGCGCCGGCCCTGCTTGCGGGCAACACGATGGTGTTCAAGCCGAGCGTCCTCACGGGGCTCACCGGTGACCTGTTCGCCCAGATCACCGCAGCCGCGGGAATCCCGGCGGGCGTCTTCAACATCGTGCACGGCGCCGGGAGCGTGATCGGCGATGCGATCTCCAACCATGCGGACATCGACATGGTGTCGTTCACCGGATCCACCGGCGCCGGCAAGCAGGTGTCGATCGCGGCTACCGGCACCGTCAAGCGGGTGGCGCTGGAGCTGGGCGGCAAGTCCGCCAACATCATCCTCGAAGACGCCGACCTGCAGAAGGCCGTCGCTATCGGCATGGAGTACGCCTGGGTGAACGGCGGCCAGACCTGCGCCGCGTGGACGCGGATGCTGGTGCCGGCCAGCCGTCACGACGAGATCGTCGAGCTCGCCGTCGCCGCCGCCCGCTCCTTCACGGTGGGCGACCCGGCCGACCCGGCCACCCGGATCGGCCCGATGTGCTCGACCAAGCAGCAGCGCCGGGTAGCCGGCTACATCGAGCGCGGGATCGCCGACGGGGCCACCGTCGCGTTCGGCGGCGCAGGCCCGGTCGAGGGCTTGGCCGAGAACGTGGCGGGAGGCGCCTACGTCCGTCCGACGATCTTCGCGAACGTCAAGCCGGACGCCGTCATCGCCCAGGAGGAGATCTTCGGCCCAGTGCTGTCGATCATTCCCTACGCCGACGAGGAGGAGGCCGTCGCCATCGCCAACAACTCCATCTTCGGCCTGGGCGGCGCTGTGTTCGGCGAGCCGGACCATGCGCTGGCCGTGGCCAGGCGCATGCGCACCGGCCAGGTCATCGTCAACGGCGGGGAGTACAACCTGGCCGCCCCGTTCGGCGGGTACAAGCAGAGCGGTAACGGCCGGGAGCTGGGCAGGCCTGGGCTGGAGGAGTTCCTCGAGGTCAAGTCGATCCATCGATAG
- a CDS encoding alpha/beta fold hydrolase: protein MSVTNVVLVHGGFADGSGWQGVYDLLTADGFRVSVVQHATFSLAGDVEATHRVLDAQDGPTILVGHSYGGVVVTESGTHDSVAGVVYIAAFAPDKGESVSTLIADPPPGAPVPPILPPVDGFLLLDREQFAASFAADLPANQSAFMADSQLPWGVEALDGTVTAPAWQTKPSWYLVAADDHMIPPPAQRFMAERAGATTVESPGSHAVYVSQPAVVADLIKQAAQAVS, encoded by the coding sequence ATGAGCGTGACCAACGTTGTTCTCGTGCACGGCGGATTTGCCGACGGTTCCGGCTGGCAGGGCGTCTACGACCTGCTGACCGCCGACGGCTTCCGAGTCAGCGTCGTGCAGCACGCCACGTTCTCGCTCGCCGGTGACGTCGAGGCAACCCACCGGGTCCTCGACGCCCAGGACGGCCCCACGATCCTGGTCGGGCACTCGTACGGCGGAGTCGTCGTCACCGAGTCCGGCACCCACGACAGCGTGGCGGGTGTGGTGTACATCGCCGCGTTCGCCCCGGACAAGGGCGAGTCGGTGAGCACGCTCATCGCCGACCCGCCGCCCGGCGCACCGGTGCCGCCGATCCTGCCGCCCGTCGACGGCTTCCTGCTGCTCGACCGTGAGCAGTTCGCCGCGTCGTTCGCCGCCGACCTGCCCGCGAACCAGTCGGCGTTCATGGCCGACTCCCAGCTCCCGTGGGGCGTCGAGGCACTCGACGGCACCGTCACCGCACCCGCGTGGCAGACCAAGCCGAGCTGGTACCTGGTCGCCGCCGACGACCACATGATCCCGCCGCCCGCCCAGCGGTTCATGGCCGAACGTGCGGGTGCAACCACTGTCGAGTCCCCCGGCAGCCACGCCGTGTACGTCTCGCAGCCGGCCGTCGTCGCCGACCTGATCAAGCAGGCCGCCCAAGCGGTCAGCTGA
- a CDS encoding PIN domain-containing protein encodes MRACASSLPELCRGAIPRMWELRSSLSAYDAAYVAAAESHGLTLVTADARIARSGAARCDVHVIAQH; translated from the coding sequence ATGAGGGCCTGCGCATCCTCGCTTCCTGAGCTGTGCCGGGGTGCCATTCCCCGCATGTGGGAGTTGCGGTCATCGCTGAGCGCCTACGACGCTGCCTATGTCGCCGCCGCAGAGTCCCACGGCCTGACGCTCGTGACCGCCGACGCCCGTATCGCTCGCTCTGGCGCGGCCCGCTGCGACGTCCACGTCATCGCCCAGCACTGA
- a CDS encoding helix-turn-helix domain-containing protein: MTATDRRTNELGDFLKARRAELTPHQVGLVDTGGRRRKVAGLRREEVAQLAAISVDYLTRLEQGRVQASAAVLVTLIRALRLDDDQQTYLYELAGKTPVRSRRRPAQRVRPAMQRLLDQLTDTPAIVLGRRMDVLAWNAGAAALFTDFGSIPAGHRNYVRLLFTDPAMRSLHVDWADAARSAVASLRMEAARDPGDPELAVLVGELSVKDADFRTWWASHHAASASNGTKHYLHPVAGALVLDCDVWDSPDGSGQRLMVLTAEPGLPSYEGLRILAS; this comes from the coding sequence ATGACCGCTACCGACCGCCGGACGAACGAGCTCGGCGACTTCCTCAAGGCCCGCCGTGCGGAGCTGACGCCGCACCAGGTCGGGCTGGTGGACACCGGCGGACGCCGCCGCAAGGTCGCCGGGCTGCGTCGGGAGGAGGTCGCCCAGCTGGCGGCGATCAGCGTCGACTACCTGACCCGGCTCGAGCAGGGCCGGGTGCAGGCGTCGGCCGCGGTACTCGTGACGCTCATCAGGGCGCTGCGCCTCGACGACGACCAGCAGACCTACCTGTACGAGCTGGCCGGCAAGACACCCGTCCGGTCGCGCCGGCGTCCGGCACAGCGGGTGCGTCCGGCTATGCAACGCCTGCTCGACCAGCTCACCGACACCCCGGCGATAGTCCTCGGACGCCGCATGGACGTCCTGGCTTGGAACGCTGGTGCGGCCGCGCTGTTCACCGACTTCGGCAGCATCCCGGCGGGCCACCGCAACTATGTGCGGCTGCTGTTCACGGATCCGGCGATGCGCAGCCTGCATGTCGACTGGGCGGACGCGGCTCGCTCCGCCGTCGCCTCGTTGCGGATGGAGGCGGCCCGCGATCCCGGCGACCCTGAGCTGGCCGTGCTCGTCGGTGAGCTGTCGGTCAAGGACGCCGACTTCCGAACCTGGTGGGCATCACATCACGCGGCGAGCGCCAGCAACGGCACCAAGCACTACCTCCACCCGGTAGCGGGTGCGCTCGTGCTCGACTGCGACGTCTGGGACAGTCCCGACGGCAGCGGGCAGCGCCTCATGGTGCTGACCGCCGAGCCGGGACTGCCCTCATATGAGGGCCTGCGCATCCTCGCTTCCTGA